CTTTTCACTAGTGAGAAGTAATGAATGAGATTGGCCTATTTCTGACAAATACACTTGTTCTGTTGTGGCATAATGAAATTCACTGCTGGTATTTTAGGTTGAGACTCCTGACAGGCTTGGAAGAGAAGCTATTCTAAAAGTTCACGCAAGCAAAAAGGAGCTTCCTCTTGGGGGAGATGTAGATCTACATGATATTGCATCCATGACAACTGGTTTTACTGGGTAAGAAATCTAGCTCATTTTCCTTTGCCTTGAACAATTTCATTATCCATGTATTTGACTGGTTGACTTGATTAAACCTAACGCAGAGCAGACCTTGCGAATTTGGTAAATGAAGCTGCTTTGCTGGCCGGGAGGTCAAATAAAGAAGTTGTTGAGAAGATTGACTTCATCCTTGCTGTTGAACGCTCCATAGCGGTATGTTTTCAACATATAGTATTTATCTTCAGAATTCAGATGCTTCCTCTGCTGTATCTGCTCTGTTGGCTGATTGGCTCATAGTATGTATATGGCATCTTCTGTTCCCATATGCATGCTTTATGCATAGAAGAAACTTAAATGGCAATCACATATTTGGTGAATGCAGattcatttatttatacatGAAGAGATATCTATATGCACGTGAAGTGTCCACTGTTTTCTGCACttcaaaatgttttttttttccccttggtCATCAATACAACTAAACTATGTTTACCATTTTCTTTACTTGGTACACACTAACCAGTGTTATCCTCACTTTGTTTGTGTTACACACTAAGACAACATATAAGTCTACTTATTTTCTCTCGTTTTATACATCATTGGCTGCTTATTAGATTTTAAGAATATCCAATCCTGTATGAATATGCTGAAAATTTCTATCTGATTTTCCCCCTAGTGTAGAATAAATTTCTGATGTGGCCGGATTTATAAGAAAAGACAAAAGGAAGGAACGTAGTGTATAGCTACCAAATGCTTGTTGCTAGGATGTTGAACTTATGTATCTTGGAAGGTTGCACATATGCCTGCGCATATGCTGGTAGATTGACTTTTTCCAAGGTTTTGACTCAAACTTTGCAAATAACAGTtaattttttcctccttttcagTGAAAAGCTTAGTATCTAAGTTTGAAGGCAAAAAACTAAAGTCGACATTGTAGCCTAACAGGTTGTTATTTTCTAATTGACAGtagtttgctttttttttttctggcctTTGCTTCCAGATTCTTGACATTATGCACAAAATGAACAgaatttatttttgttcttaAGCTAGTTTCATCCAAAAAGGCCTATTTGCAATATGTTTTCTTCCACTGAAATCTTTCTTTAAGATGACGTGTAGTGGATGCCTCaacattaatatgttcatgattcTTTTCTTGTTTCTGAAAAGGCTAACAATTTTAGGGTATAGAGAAGAAACATGCAAAGTTGCAAGGGAGTGAGAAAGCTGTGGTTGCACGACATGAAGCTGGTCATGCAGTTGTTGGGACTGCTGTTGCAAATCTGCTTCCCTGGCAACCACGTGTGgaggttagaaaaaaaaaacattttttaatCGTAAACAATATATGTATGTAGCATTCATATACTTAGTTTTAcgtaccttttctttttacagAAATTGAGTATCTTGCCGAGGTCAGGAGGTGCATTGGGTTTTACCTACACGCCTCCCACCACAGAGGACAGATACTTACTATTTATTGACGAATTGCGTGGCCGTTTAGTCACTCTTATGGGTGGACGTGCTGCAGAAGAAGTTGCTTATTCAGGCCGAGTGTCGACTGGAGCATTGGATGACATAAAACGGGCCACAGATATGGCTTACAAAGCTGTGGCAGAATATGGCCTTAGTCAGACGATTGGCCCAATATCACTGGCGACATTATCAGGTGGTGGGCTAGATGAGCCTGGAGGAGTATCTCCTTGGGGAAGGGATCAGGTTCCTTTTTTCCTCCGTCCTTTCTATTCTTGCTGTTGAATGATTTTGATATtgttactaaaataaaatatacaggGCCCTTTAGTGGATCTTGTTCAAAGAGAGGTAAAACAGTTGTTGCAATCTGCACTCGAAGTAGCTCTTTCTGTAGTTCGTGCCAATCCTACAGTTTTGGAAGGGCTTGGAGCATACTTAGAAGGTATGTACATGGCTTGCGAAGTTCCATTGTTGCATACATGATCATTTCATGATTACCAGCGTTGCAACCATCCGAATTATGCTTACCTTTGTTGATACATGCGATAGTTGTATCTTATTTCTTGGCAATGGCATATTGTCATGCATTGATGCACAGAGGTTGTCAACTCCTTAACCAAAATGTATGCATAATGTGATATTGAATGCGATTTTGTTAGAAATGTGAGCTCAATTATTTGTTTTCATCTGAATTTTTGTTCATTGAAGGGTATTATTCATACGAGTAGATATGTTTATTCATATTAAGTTGGGGAGTTTCACGCCTTTATGCTTTTTGGAGAGGTATACACTCATCTTATTAGATATGTAAGAGGTGGAGGTTGATACTAAATCGTAGTATTTTTCAGCGAAAGTCAGAGAGTAAACAATGTAAAGAATTTTGTTGTTTGAATTCCTTTTTCCTCAGACAACGCATAGCAAATGCCTGCTTCTTCTAGCACGCAGCACAGTTGTACATTGCTTTCTCTCCTTATCTCTTGATTCTACTTGTGACATTCAGCACTTCATTCACTTCCCAGATGGTGTTTGAATTCTCAAATtctgcattttttttaattaccatTTGTGAAGCTTCATCTTTCAACAGTGGCCAAATTTGATTGCTTCCACACAGTTCTGAACATCGATTCGTGAAATCTATGCAGAATTTGAGCATGCTTCTTAGTTCTACGTACCACTGTATCATGTTCATAACACACTTCTGTATGACTATTggtgcttcattttttttcctatataatGGAGTTGCTGGAACTTTGAATTCATCCACCAAGAAAACTTTTTGTATGCTCTCTTTTATGTTGTTGTTACATGTCTGCTGATCTTATACTAAGATGCATCCTTTCCTTTTGGTTTGACACTTTTTGCGATTGTCAACTGCTAACTCGCTGGAAACAAATATAGAACCTAAACCATGAAAGATGATAATTGCCACAGTTGAGACAGTACAGTTTGAATAGCATCTGAATGGCTTTCATATAACTATAGTTACTTGTGGTGACATAACAATGCTTGTACTTAACTGTACTGCCATTTTTGTTGTTAATTATCACTAATTgtgcagaaaaagaaaaagtggaGGGCGAGGAGCTGAAAGAGTGGTTAAAGTTAGTCGTAGCCCCTGCAGAACTCGCATTTTTCATTAGAGGCAAGAACACAAATCTTCAACTGGAAGCTGGTTCCTAGGATAAGCCACCATCAATAGTGCAAATACTTTGATAGGACTTTCTTGAATATTTCCAAATGTGCATTGTAAGGTAGCCCAACAGTCATATTATATCCAAATTTAGGTTAACTTATCTGTATATAATTATGTTTCTTAATTATATAGAGGATTTTAACTATAGTCGTACCATAATTGCATTCAGTTATGCAGTTGTAGTTTTTTCTTCTCCCACCCCCTGTGACTGCTTATTCTTTATGACGGGCTATATGCTGTGTTGATGGATGGGATGTTGATGTTTAATAATACTATTACTTTGACAATGCCTGTTGTTCGGAAATAAAAGGCTAAATTGCGGAAAATTTTATTGTTCTTTTTATATCTCCATcaacttttttaaatatatggAATATCTCTCTGAATTTTTGTGTCAGCTAGAGATTTTATGTACAGTGCCTTTTACTTTGACAATGTATGTTTATGATGGAACTTCTAGTAAGCTATTTCTTAGTAGTGCCTTTTACTTGAGTCGGGCATTTAGTAGTGCTACGGCcacttttcaaaaataaagGGTAGTGAAATATAGACGATAGGAACTGtattttaagaaatttattcGCAGGGTGAAAATCCCACACACcgcacaaaagaaaaaaaatatttaagcatGCATTCTACTTAACATCGAGTTTAAGAGTTGGTATATTTTACTCTTTGTAAACTGTTTCATTATGTAAATTTTTACTGTCAAATTGTATTCATGGTAATATGGTATTGACATTTTAGGCGAACTTTTATGTTGGCCCTATTCTTTTTAAGTAAACTTAACGGTTTCCAAATTTCTATAGATACTTGAGAGTTATTACTGGCGGAAAAATAACTTCGGTGCTAGGCAAGCGTTCTTGAACTAATAATGTATGTACTAAAAAGTGAATTAGATTACACCATTTTGACAAAAGATTATGGTCCTATTGTTATATTgcactaattttatataatttataatttttttaaaaaaatactaaatttgttttaaaagaattaaaaaataaaataaaaaattggtaaCAATTTCGAGGACTACGAGCGCAATTAAGCAAAGCCAATTTTACTTCTATCCAGTTAAGgaaaaaatctagaatgcaacgggttaCTGATTACTCCCTCGAACACGAAGCACATTTGGATCTACGTCTTGGTTTAACCTCAGTTTCACTATTATTTATTCCGCTAATATATTATCGCAGCGCGAAGCTCCAAACGTCCTGCGACTCCCCTACCTTTTTCTCGCATCTTAATTCTCTCGAAAGGGAGATCGATCGAGCGTCGGAGGAAGGAGAGgcttcctctccctccccccgaAGATCGTGAAGCCCTAACCGTTCTCTNtttgtatataatttaacgaaatattaacgaaaaagcttccgaaaagataaaaataaaaccacagggggcaaattgatacgttttaaactacagggtagtaaagtgagaatgcatgaaaccacagggtgggtttttgaagttttcccggAACTTGGTTTCCAAATTTCTATAGATACTTGAGATTTATTACTGGCGGAAAAATAACTTCGGTGCTAGGCAAGCGTTCTTCAACCAATGTATGTACAAAAAAGTGAATTAGATTACACCATTTGACAAAAGATTATGGTCCTATTGTTATATTgcactaattttatataatttataatttttttttaaaaaatactaaatttgttttaaaagaataaaaaattgagAACAATTTCGAGGACTACGAGCGCAATTAAGCAAAGCCAATTTTACTTCTATCCAGTTgagaaaaaattctagaatgcaacgggtatagcGTTAGCATTACTGATTACTCCCTCGAACACGAAGTACCTTTGGATCTACGTCTTGGTTTAACCTCAGTTTCACTATTATTTACTCCGCTAATATATTATCACAGCGCGAAGCTCCCAAACGTCCTGCGACTCCCCTACCTTTTTCTCGCAACTTAATTCTCTCGAAAGGGAGATCGATCGAGCGTCGGAGGAAGGAGAGgcttcctctccctccccccgaAGATCGTGAAGCCCTAACCGTTCTCTTCGATCGCTTCCATGGAGGAGACGGATCCCAGGAGCGGGGATCCATTGGAGCTCCCCAACGGGTCCTCGCCGGAGCCCCTCGCCGCGGAGCCCGCGGCGGCGTCGCACACGGAGAGCGCCGCGCCATTGCCGGAGCACGAAGCCACGGAGAGCGAGATCGAGCCCGCCAAGGAGCCGAAAGAGGGAGAGATCGCGCAGGAGCAAGCTGAGGACGAATCGAAGCCATCGGCGGCGGATGCTGAAGCAAAAGCGGAAGAGGCTCCGAGTGGCGAGGGGAGTAGGGCGGTTACGATGAGGGAGCTTCTGAATGAGCTTAAAGAGGAGAAGGGGGGAGAGGGGATGGAGAGATCTGGATCCGCGGAAGGAGGTGCCCGGGGATCCTCGTACAAGTTGGTGCTCCTCTAATTTCTCTTTGGAATTTGTTGTGCTTAAATATGTAAATGTTTATGATCTCATTGAGGAAATGCGTTTAATTATATAGATCTTTGTAAATTCATCCATGAATCACGGGAGGAGTATCAATTATGAGGTTGTAAGAATTAATTTGGCTCGTTAGGACTTAGGAGACTAACATTGTACACCCTTTGctggtaaaattttttttctatccatGTCGACATTGTTCTACTTACGATGTTTGAGTTAGGTATTGAATACATATCCATGTAAACTGTATCCATTGGTCTTATCTCTTTTCCACCAGCATCCCCTCAAAGTTTGATCTATTTTTATCatctaatattaatatatgcataACTGCATCACCCGTGCATCACCCTTTAATTACCTCCGGAAAATCCTTATAAAGCATCAAACTGAACTTATTTATTTTCCTCATTATAGAGCAAAAGAAATGAACCTTTTGGTTTGTAACTCGCTCCTGCTTAACTCATTTCAGCCAAGACGGCACGCAACTTAACTCATCCCAGAATGATGTTGCCATGGAGTTAATAAACAGTGTTACTGGAGTGGATGAGGAAGGTCGTTCTCGCCAAAGAATCCTTTCTTTTGCTGCTAAAAGGTATCTCTTGTCAGTATCtgatattttataccgaattttACTTGCTACTGTTAGCAGCCTAAATTTAGGTTTGTTGCTGTTGTTATTATTGTAATGGTTTTAGCAATGATTAATGTTGCACACTATATCCTTTTGGTGGGGTGTTTACTGACCTGCACACTTAATTGTTGTGGGCTCATAGTACAACATATTTCACGTCAGAACATCTGTCATCGAACCTTCTACTTGCAATTCATTACTACTTGTTAATTTAGAGTAAGTTCCTTTCATATATACCTAAGATTGCCAATTAGTTCCTCTTAAATTTTCTCACCATCAGATTCTATTTACAATATCTTCAATTACTCTGTTTATAGGTTACATATGCTTTTGTTAATTTGGCTGTTTTAGTTGATGCTTGAAGATGctacttttttgttttctaggtATGTTAGTGCGATAGAGAGAAATCCAGAGGATCCTGACGCGTACTATAACTGGGCCTTAGTTCTCCAGGTAACATTCTGGTTGCTTGAATCGTCTAATTAAAGTTCTACTGGTCGGTGTATTCATGCTTATGACATGTGGATAAATTTTGGAAGTAAAATGCATGAGTTAtccataaaattttctttaattattacAGATTCAGTTTATCAATTTAAAGCATAATATGTGGTGAGAGAGAGCAAAGGAGCAAAGGAGCTAGGGGTTCATTTGAAAGCAGGGAACTCAGAGTGCCCAGATTTTGCTAgtttttatgtttatttgaaGTCAGCTGTTTGACTGAGTTGCAGTTGGGTTGTTAGGTCGAAAAAATACCAAGAATCTTTGATAATTAGTTACATAGAATCAGATAATATAACAAAGATTTTATATTCCTATCATGTATCAGTGCTCTACGTGAGAAACAGCAGGGCACGCTGAATTTTTGAAATGCTGTTTTGATTGAGTTGCAGTTGGGTTGTTAGGTCGAAAAAATACCAAGAATCTTTGATAATTAGGTACATAGAATTAGATAATATAACAAAGATTTTATGTTCCTATCATGTATTGGTGCTCTACGTGAGAAACAGCAGGGCACGCTTTAAGAGATTTTGAATTGCTGTTTGAAAGATGCCTTGAAGAACTAAAGTGTGATCTCACCTTTTCTTCTGTATATTGATGCAGGAGAGTGCAGACAATGTTGATCCAAACTCGAGTTCATCTAAAGATGCCTTACTTGAGGAGGCTTGCAAAAAATATGCTGAAGCTACACGGCTTTGTCCAACCCTTTATGATGTGAGcttctcaattttttaaatataatgcTCCTTCCGTATATCTGTTTGTCATTTGTCTTTACTAGCATCTTGAGTCTTCAACTGCAGATGAAAGTTAGCTGTCTTTCAATAGTAGTTTTAGAGTCCTATTTCAAGAGAATACTTTATGAGCTTTCTTTGTTTAGTCAGTCATAAACAGCTAAAAATTGCCAAGATAGCAAAaactttttaagtaaaaaatcttatttttcaTAGAACATCTGGGAATTGTAAAATATTTCTTAGCTTGAGGACATTTCTAACAAACAAATGTTGTCGTGTAATGCAAGAAAGTTCCTCCTTGATTTTCTGCTATGCATGTTAAAAAGTTCATGTTTCAGCATAATGTTCAAGGTATTAACACCAGCAGTCTCTACCTTTTAGTGTAGTACCAGCGGTAGTCCAGCCTTTCAATTGTTAAATTGGATCCTTAGCCTTTGTATCTCATACAACCTTATCCTTTCGGACAAAGCCCACCATAAAGAATTTTCCACATGATCGTTCTCTACCTCTCATATAAAcgatttctgaaattttgaaatgacaATTACATTGGCATTTCTGTCTGGCTTAATGGAGGTTCCAATGAAAAGGATAATATTGCTAAGGTATGTAAAGGTTATGAACCCAATTTTCACATTTATAGGGGCAAACAAACTGCAAAGTCCAGGAAGGTTGGGAGACCCCTGGTGCAATTCACTGTAACTTTTTACTTTCTAGTTGATGCAATAAGTAACAGTAGCAGTGTAGCACTCCTTGTTTTTGTTTCCTATCACTCTATTGCTAATGGTATGCCAATTAAATCTAGCTGTGCTACAAATATGAGAAGTAATTTGTCCAGTGCATCTCTTAATTTCCTCTATCCCTCTAGGTTTTCTGTAACTTTGGCTAGCAGCCAAAATTTTCATGCCTCTTCATTTTGTTCTTGTATGTAGGCATATTATAACTGGGCAATTGCAATTGCTGATCGGGCGAAAATGCGTGGTCGCACCAAAGAGGCTGAAGAACTATGGAAGCAGGtggaaatataaattatttaactatattttctATCTTTCTAATGTTAATGTTTTGACTAAActctgaaatatatatatatatatatatatatatatatatatatagatagagagagagagagagagagagagagagagagagagagagagagagtaggactgaaatactatcagtagtaaacggcTCAGTTTACCACTGATTTGTTTTGGATCATAGAgtttccaaattgatgatccgCACTGCTGGACATGATCTAAactttttaaactatctagaaatcaaatatcatgctttttcgatattgttcccttgtccatcaagtggacatatAAAATGAagggctgaaaatgaatatccttcgaAAAGTGATGATACATTTTTTGTATTCATAATCTAATgtctagatcttgttttaaatagtttaaagaattttctaacaaatatTCAGCTAATTTggactcttctataccgttaaatgaTCAAACGCACCttatggccattaaaattacaaattctgTCACCCTTTGATCGTTCGATTAGTGATgccgaaaagttatgaaatttgatttctatgtaGTTTAAAAggtctagatcatattcaacagtattgatcgtcgatttggaaattctatcatcgaaaataaatcagTAGTAAACTGAGCTGTTCACTACCAATAGTATTCCCGTCCTACCTTATATTTGTTTCAAGTCCAAGTCTTTATTTCTAACATATTCTCAATGTTTTTTCGCAggcaataaaaaattatgagaagGCTGTTCAGCTTAATTGGAACAGCCCTCAGGTCTGCTCTATGTAACATCTTATGTTATTCAATATTGTTCCTAGGTTGATTTTTTACAATATaagtttgtttttcttttcttaatttaaaaaaaaaaagatttgtggAGAGGGGGGCTGGCAGAGGGGTCTTTCCTCTTCTTACAACTTGAGGGAAAATGATGTGTTGGAGGTGAATAAAGGCTAACTTTGTTGGGTTTGTGAGTCGAGCTGATTGACAACAACAAGAAGTTTGAGATGTGTCATTACGTTGAACATTGTTTATATGCTGACTATTGTTTTTGTACAAAATCATCATAAATCTAACAATGAATCCATGAGAACAGACAGTAGACTTTAaaacagtttaaaaaaaaaaaaaaaaagaaaaggtgaaaggacgttaataaaaatcttatatttgAGTAACTGATTGCACCAATAGTTGGAGGGCCATTATTAGCGCGGTGGGGGGGGGGCGGgcggggggggtgggggggcgGCGGGGCGAGGATCAGGTGGAATCGGGCCATCCTCGGAGGGGTTTTGTCACGTTTCCAATTTGATTGGTCTAGTTTGTGCGATCATTTGGTAGTTTCTTTAGAGTTACATAGATGATTTGGAGCACCTAACTCTTCTTTATGCCAAGTGATCGTTTATGTGGACATATCATCTGTCTTGTAAAAGCTGTTTATATTCGAcatattgatagtatttcactCCAGAAATATGATTTCTATTTAGCACTAACGAGacctctcttcttttcttcttcttttctttaggCTCTTAACAACTGGGGGCTTGGTCTACAGGTATATTGGGACTTTTTGAAATTGACTGGCTTTAAATATCTTCTCACCATATTTCTTAAATTAATCTTCAACTAAGGATCTTCTGATGCAGGAACTCAGTGCAATCGTTCCTCTTCGGGAAAAACATACGATTATAAAAACAGCTATAAGTAAGGTAGAGTTACAATCAGCTGAcgtaataaaaaagagaaaatttcctttttatgatatatttactaaattttttttcttttatgtgtCATTTTTAATGTCTTTTTTGTATGACAAATGACATTCCAATGTATGATATCTGCAGTTCCGTGCTGCGATCCAACTGCAGTTTGATTTCCATCGAGCAATATACAATCTTGGGACAGTTCTGGTTCGTCTTCACTCTTCATATCTCCTCTTATGTCTATGCATTGTTTTCTTGCCTTCTACGAAATTATGCACTTCTTTTGACATACTTCtgcaataaaataattttttgaggttattttagaattatttcaTGATCACAGTTCCTTATGTTATATTACAGTATGGCTTAGCAGAGGACACTTTGAGATCTGGGAGACAGGTCAATGGAAAGGATGTCTCTCCTAATGAACTTTATAGTCAATCAGCTATTTATGTTGCAGCTGCTCATGCTTTGAAACCAAACTACTCGGTAGCATACTTCTTATTTTATCTCTTTCTTGGCAAAATCATTTGTTTCTTTATACCTGGTCATATTCTTTGTTGTTAAGCAAATATAATGGAAATACTAGTCCTGAGCCTCATTTGCTGATAGATATAAACAGAGGTTGTTCTTGATGAACATCTAGTCCCACTCTCATCAGAGGGGAGCAAGATTGTGGATTACATGTCCTTATCAATGTAACATGAGCTGTTAAATTATAACACGAGCTGTATATGTATCTTTGTTTCACTGAACATGATTAAATTAGAGAATTAAGGTGTAAGAGTGGATAGCATTGTTGGATGTGCAAGAGTTCATCATCCAATAGTTCttctttcatactttttttccttcaatctGATgagtttttttagtttttctcaattaattaaagaaagttTAGCTGCACTTTCTTCTTGTAATTATAATActgtaattttagtttttaattcatGTAATA
This genomic window from Ananas comosus cultivar F153 linkage group 3, ASM154086v1, whole genome shotgun sequence contains:
- the LOC109707901 gene encoding LOW QUALITY PROTEIN: uncharacterized protein LOC109707901 (The sequence of the model RefSeq protein was modified relative to this genomic sequence to represent the inferred CDS: inserted 6 bases in 6 codons; substituted 1 base at 1 genomic stop codon); translation: MEETDPRSGDPLELPNGSSPEPLAAEPAAASHTESAAPLPEHEATESEIEPAKEPKEGEIAQEQAEDESKPSAADAEAKAEEAPSGEGSRAVTMRELLNELKEEKGGEGMERSGSAEGGARGSSYNQDGTQLNSSQNDVAMELINSVTGVDEEGRSRQRILSFAAKRYVSAIERNPEDPDAYYNWALVLQESADNVDPNSSSSKDALLEEACKKYAEATRLCPTLYDAYYNWAIAIADRAKMRGRTKEAEELWKQAIKNYEKAVQLNWNSPQALNNWGLGLQELSAIVPLREKHTIIKTAISKFRAAIQLQFDFHRAIYNLGTVLYGLAEDTLRSGRQVNGKDVSPNELYSQSAIYVAAAHALKPNYSVYRSALRLVRSMLPLPYLKXGYXSPPANNTIAPHKXWERSQFVFNHEDFSRLLGLRDIFQKVLLTGCTGLQVLIKTLIKVDVADIVSVXACADLTLPRAGLCMDTXHGPVFLVADTLESLDGWLDAIRXVYTIFARGXSDVLAGVITG